A region from the Panicum hallii strain FIL2 chromosome 1, PHallii_v3.1, whole genome shotgun sequence genome encodes:
- the LOC112887262 gene encoding KH domain-containing protein At5g56140-like, which yields MSSGRYMAYSPSPSTTPHSPRIGGLRSPSAAVAEQEKYLAELLAERHKLGPFIPVIPHSVRLLNQEILRVSTLLENASLLNQSGLEHGSPLTTGGLYSNGAATDMNGWTSAFQSESSPAYSWLGGSQGSSSGLIVKKTMKVEIPVDKYPTYNFVGRILGPRGNSLKRVEANTDCRVLIRGRGSIKDPAREEMMRGKPGYEHLNEPLHILVEAELPVEIIDARLMQAREILEDLLKPVDESQDFFKKQQLRELAMLNGTLREEGMQRSGSASPFHNSLGMKRAKTRG from the exons ATGTCGTCGGGGCGGTACATGGCCTACTCGCCCTCGCCGTCCACCACCCCGCACTCCCCGCGCATCGGCGGACTCCGGtctccctccgccgccgtcgccgagcAGGAGAA GTACCTTGCTGAACTGCTCGCGGAGAGGCACAAGCTTGGCCCCTTCATCCCAGTGATCCCGCATAGTGTACGGCTGCTAAATCAAG AAATTTTACGTGTTTCCACACTATTGGAGAATGCGTCCCTTTTAAATCAAAGTGGCCTTGAACATGGTAGTCCACTAACAACGGGAGGATTATATTCAAATGGAGCAGCTACTGACATGAACGGGTGGACATCAGCGTTTCAATCAGAA AGTTCACCAGCTTATAGCTGGCTTGGAGGTTCCCAAGGCAGCTCCTCTGGACTGATTGTCAAGAAAACAATGAAGGTTGAAATACCTGTAGACAAATATCCAACA TACAATTTTGTTGGTCGCATCCTTGGTCCTAGAGGAAATTCCTTGAAGCGAGTGGAGGCAAATACAGACTGCCGCGTGCTAATAAGGGGCCGGGGCAGCATTAAAGATCCAGCTCGG GAGGAAATGATGCGAGGGAAGCCAGGATATGAACACCTGAATGAACCCCTTCATATATTGGTTGAGGCAGAGCTTCCTGTGGAAATTATTGATGCACGCCTGATGCAAGCCCGTGAGATCCTTGAAGATCTTCTGAAGCCTGTG GATGAATCCCAGGACTTCTTCAAGAAACAGCAGCTGCGGGAGCTTGCGATGCTCAATGGCACCCTCCGCGAAGAAGGAATGCAGAGGTCCGGCTCGGCTTCCCCATTCCACAACAGCCTTGGAATGAAGAGAGCCAAGACAAGGGGGTAA